A window of Anaerolineales bacterium genomic DNA:
GGAAGCCCGCCTCTGCGGCAGAGCGGCGGAGCGGAGACGAGCCGGCTAGCGGCCCAGGTGCATCGGCATCACGACGTGCAGAAAGTCGTCTCGCCCCACCGGGCGGATCACGCCCGGCGCAGTCGAGGCCGAGGTCTCCAGTGCGACGTTGGGGGTGTCAATCACTGAAAGCACATCCACCAGGAAGCTGACGTTGAAGGCGATCTCGACCGGATCGCCGTCAACTGTGGCCTCGACGACGGTCTCATTGGAGCCGGTTTCGGCCGAGACCGCCGAGACCTCCAGGTTGCCGGGCTCGCTCTCGCTGCCGGGGGTGATCCGCAGCCGGGCGCTGTGGGCCGCCTCGCGGGCGAAGATGTCGGCCGCCTTGCAGGCTTTGAGGAATGCCGTGGTGGAAAGCACGGTGCGCGTGCTGGAGTTAGTGGGAATGATGCTGCGGTAGTCCGGGAACGTGCCGTCGATCAGTTGCGAGACCAGTTCGACGTTCTTGGTGCGGAAGATCACCTGATTGCGAGCAGGCGGCAGCGACATCGTAACGACCTCGTCGCCGTCGCCGAGGATGCGGGCGAGCTCCGACAGCGCTCGCGACGGGATCACCACCTTGATCGCAGCCCCGCCCGGGCTGGATAGGTGAGCCGAGCGCACCGAGAGACGGAACCCGTCGGCGGCGGCCATCGTCAGTTCGCCCGAACGCAATTCGGTGTACACGCCGGTCAGGACCGGCCGCGCATCGTCGCTTGAGGCGGCGAAGACCACCTGGTTGATCATCTCCTTCAAGTCGGAGACGTTGAGGCTGAGGCCGTCGTCGAGATCCGAAGGCGGAAGCGGCGGGAACTCCTGGGCGTCCAGGCACTTGATATCGTTGTTGAAGGCGCCGCACACGACATGCAGCGTCTGGGTGCGGACGGTCAGGTCCATCTGGACATGATCATTGGGCAGCGTGTTCACCAGGTCGACGAAGGTGCGCGCCGGGACCGTGGTGGCGCCGTCGTCCTCAACCTTGGCTCCGACCCAGCAGCTGATGCCGATCTCCAGATTGGTGGCCGAGAGCCGCAGACGACCATGGTCGGTCGCCACCAGAACGTTGCCGAGCACGGGCAAGGTGCTGCGCGGGGCGACAGCCCGGGCGGCGATGCTCAGTCCGCGTGCGAGGTTCTCTTGCAGGCAGGTGACCTTCATGCGGGGCATTCCCTCCGAAGGGCGAGCCGAGGCGATCGAGGAAGTATACAACGAAGCGCGCCGGCCGACAAAGCGCCGGCCGGGTTCCCGTTCCAGGACACCGCCTGGCATTGGCTGGAGCCGCCGCGGCAAGCGGTCGAATCCGAGCCCGGCCGCGCCCACCCGCAAATCCGGCCGAGGACGCCCTCAAGCGGCCGGAGGATGGGGCGAATCGTCGGCCGGCAGAGGCGGCGAGGGTATCCCCAGTGCGATCACGGTGCCGAAGGCGAAGGCCGCCAAGGCCAGGCTGTACACAACGAGATAGCCCCCGTCCGCCGTGCCGAAGAGGCGGTTGAGGGGATCGATCAGGGCGGCGCCGATCAGGCGAGCGACGGCGCTGCCGGCTGCCGTGGCGATGTTGGCCACGCCCAGGTAGCGGGCGGCATCAGCCCGGGGCACGATGTCGGTCACCAGCGCCCAACTGGCGCTGAGGAACACTCCAACCCCGAGCCCGAGCACGCCGGCCGCCAGCAGCAACACGCCTGGATCGCGTGCGACCAGGATCAGGGCCGTGCCGCCTGAGGCCAGCAGGCCGGCGCTAACCAGCAGCGGCCGCCGCCCGAAGCGATCGGCCAGCCATCCGGCGGGCAGCGGGACGAGCAACAGCATCAGCCCGATGATCGTTGCCAGGTTGGCGATGTAGCGCTGCGCCTGGTCCTGAGGCATCCCGAGGACGTCGATCACGTAGAAGAGCAGGAAGGTATTCAGGGTGATGAAACCACCCCAGATCAGCAAGCGGTTGGCAAACCACGGGGCGAAGGCCGGATGGCGGCGGAGCTCTGGCAGGAGCTGGCGCGCACGCCCGGCGGCGACGGGCGGTACAGACGTGGCCGCTGCCCGCTCGGCCGCCAGACGAGCCGTGATCGCCAGAGCGATGCACATGCTCACACCGGCGACAGCTGCAGCCAGAAGCGGCTGTCCTGCGGCCACCAGCTGGCCGGCAAGCTGACGGCCGATGACGAAGCCCAAGATCTCGAAGGCGCTTTTCAACCCCGCCGCCCGGCCGCGCTGATGAGCCGGAAGACGGTCGGGGATCAGCGCCTGCCAAGGCCCCTGCACGGTGTTGATTCCGAGCTGGGTCACGACCACTGCTGCCAGCAGGAGTCCGAGGGAGGGCACAGCCACGACCGAGAGCAATCCGATGACGACGATCGGAGTTCCGGCAACCAGGTAGGGCAGGCGCCGGCCCCAGGCGGTTCGTGTCCGATCGGAGAGGGCGCCGACCACCGGCTGCCAGATCATGGCGGCGAGCAGTCCTCCCAAGGTGATCAACCCCAGGGCGACGTTCTTGTTGGCCGGGGCGAGGTCAAGCAGGCGGTGGCCGAGCAGAGGCGGGTCGAGCGTATTGATGGTGATTCCGATGGCGACCGCGAAAGACGTCAGGGCGGCGACCTGCATCCACGGCAGGCGAGTCGGGGGCTCGCGATCG
This region includes:
- the dnaN gene encoding DNA polymerase III subunit beta, whose amino-acid sequence is MPRMKVTCLQENLARGLSIAARAVAPRSTLPVLGNVLVATDHGRLRLSATNLEIGISCWVGAKVEDDGATTVPARTFVDLVNTLPNDHVQMDLTVRTQTLHVVCGAFNNDIKCLDAQEFPPLPPSDLDDGLSLNVSDLKEMINQVVFAASSDDARPVLTGVYTELRSGELTMAAADGFRLSVRSAHLSSPGGAAIKVVIPSRALSELARILGDGDEVVTMSLPPARNQVIFRTKNVELVSQLIDGTFPDYRSIIPTNSSTRTVLSTTAFLKACKAADIFAREAAHSARLRITPGSESEPGNLEVSAVSAETGSNETVVEATVDGDPVEIAFNVSFLVDVLSVIDTPNVALETSASTAPGVIRPVGRDDFLHVVMPMHLGR
- a CDS encoding MFS transporter — encoded protein: MRPVLNPDREPPTRLPWMQVAALTSFAVAIGITINTLDPPLLGHRLLDLAPANKNVALGLITLGGLLAAMIWQPVVGALSDRTRTAWGRRLPYLVAGTPIVVIGLLSVVAVPSLGLLLAAVVVTQLGINTVQGPWQALIPDRLPAHQRGRAAGLKSAFEILGFVIGRQLAGQLVAAGQPLLAAAVAGVSMCIALAITARLAAERAAATSVPPVAAGRARQLLPELRRHPAFAPWFANRLLIWGGFITLNTFLLFYVIDVLGMPQDQAQRYIANLATIIGLMLLLVPLPAGWLADRFGRRPLLVSAGLLASGGTALILVARDPGVLLLAAGVLGLGVGVFLSASWALVTDIVPRADAARYLGVANIATAAGSAVARLIGAALIDPLNRLFGTADGGYLVVYSLALAAFAFGTVIALGIPSPPLPADDSPHPPAA